In the genome of Shewanella glacialimarina, one region contains:
- a CDS encoding DUF3581 domain-containing protein has translation MFLSPYYSKQDQSVFIAAQQASDFAKRVAGDFNPIHDVGAKRFCVPGDLLFALVLTEYGLSQNMTFQFAGMVGDGVELCLPNAGEDKFTIIDAKNKEYMHVTRQGQVCQCDIQTAAFIKSYVAFSGLNFIHVLVPMMKQHQVMINPDRPLVIYESMSFHLDHFDFDDISLHLIDQQLLINGKRGDVTLTFELRHEKRVIGTGKKTLVLSGLREYDEEKAQQMCQNYQSRKDTL, from the coding sequence ATGTTTTTATCACCTTATTATTCTAAGCAAGATCAAAGTGTTTTTATCGCGGCACAACAAGCCAGTGATTTTGCTAAACGGGTTGCTGGAGATTTCAACCCTATCCATGATGTCGGCGCAAAACGTTTTTGTGTGCCGGGTGACTTATTATTTGCACTGGTCTTAACCGAATATGGCTTAAGCCAAAACATGACATTCCAGTTTGCTGGTATGGTCGGTGATGGTGTTGAATTGTGCTTACCCAATGCTGGCGAAGATAAGTTCACTATCATTGATGCGAAAAATAAAGAGTACATGCACGTCACTCGCCAGGGGCAAGTATGTCAATGTGATATACAAACAGCCGCATTCATCAAAAGTTATGTCGCGTTTTCTGGATTAAACTTTATCCACGTATTGGTTCCTATGATGAAGCAACACCAGGTAATGATTAACCCTGATCGCCCTTTGGTGATTTACGAAAGTATGTCATTTCATCTTGACCACTTTGACTTTGATGACATTAGCCTACATTTAATTGATCAACAGTTATTAATTAATGGCAAACGTGGTGATGTCACCTTGACCTTTGAATTGCGTCATGAAAAACGTGTTATTGGTACTGGGAAAAAAACCTTAGTGCTAAGTGGACTGCGTGAATACGACGAAGAAAAAGCACAACAAATGTGTCAAAACTACCAATCCCGTAAAGACACTTTATAA
- a CDS encoding TetR family transcriptional regulator, which yields MAKRSRVETEQTVNQILDEALKQILTIGFQAMSYTTLSNATGISRTGISHHFPKKTEFLVRLDHRIGQLFVDTLDFSSIASLELSWKKAVQGEEHKAVLKLFFSLCGTSDDNVTYFKAVNIAQEIASTELGEDGVKCVNHLIGYSAILLLESTPQQKAA from the coding sequence ATGGCCAAGCGTTCAAGAGTTGAAACCGAACAAACCGTAAATCAAATTTTAGATGAAGCCCTTAAACAAATCCTTACCATAGGTTTTCAGGCTATGTCATATACAACCTTGTCAAATGCAACTGGCATTAGTCGAACTGGTATTAGTCATCACTTTCCAAAAAAGACCGAGTTTTTAGTGCGTTTAGATCATAGGATCGGGCAGCTATTTGTTGATACACTCGATTTTAGTTCTATTGCATCGTTAGAGTTATCATGGAAAAAAGCAGTGCAGGGTGAAGAGCATAAGGCAGTACTGAAACTGTTTTTTAGCCTTTGTGGTACCAGCGATGATAACGTGACATATTTTAAAGCAGTCAATATTGCACAAGAAATAGCGTCAACTGAGTTAGGTGAGGATGGCGTAAAATGCGTAAATCATTTAATAGGTTACAGTGCTATTTTATTGCTAGAAAGTACGCCTCAACAAAAAGCGGCTTAA
- the hldE gene encoding bifunctional D-glycero-beta-D-manno-heptose-7-phosphate kinase/D-glycero-beta-D-manno-heptose 1-phosphate adenylyltransferase HldE: MKVSLPAFENARVLVIGDVMLDRYWVGPTARISPEAPVPVVKINQIEDRPGGAANVALNVAALGGKVQLAGLVGKDETAEALTLGVRTLGVEPQWLAVEGKPTITKLRVLSRSQQLIRLDFEEPFELSHSEQLFQQAEALLDDIDVLVLSDYAKGAIIEPKAFIAKARAKGVSVLVDPKGSDFGRYHGASLITPNMSEFEAVVGTVTCEDDLIAKAKNLLTQHDFKAILVTRSEKGMTLITLDEPELHIPTVAREVHDVTGAGDTVISALATSIAAGATLAQACAIANTAAGIVVGKLGTSTVSRIELISALKINQGESGFGVMSEDQLAYAMDQARLRGEKIVMTNGCFDILHAGHVSYLQQARALGDRLIIAVNDDASVKRLKGNGRPVNPVDRRMAVLAGLASVDWVVAFAEDTPQRVIARLLPDSLVKGGDYKIEDIAGGAEVIANGGKVEVLGFEEGVSTTAIIQNIMANK, from the coding sequence ATGAAGGTTTCTCTTCCTGCTTTTGAAAATGCCCGTGTTTTAGTGATTGGCGATGTGATGCTTGACCGTTATTGGGTTGGCCCAACGGCACGTATTTCGCCAGAAGCCCCTGTTCCTGTTGTGAAAATAAATCAAATTGAAGATCGTCCGGGCGGAGCGGCTAACGTGGCATTAAACGTTGCTGCTTTAGGTGGCAAAGTGCAACTAGCCGGATTAGTTGGTAAAGATGAAACTGCTGAAGCGCTGACTTTAGGGGTAAGAACCCTTGGGGTTGAACCACAATGGCTGGCAGTTGAAGGCAAACCGACTATTACTAAGTTACGCGTATTATCGCGTAGCCAGCAGTTAATTCGTCTTGATTTTGAAGAGCCCTTTGAACTTAGCCACAGTGAACAGCTATTTCAGCAAGCTGAAGCCTTGTTAGATGATATCGATGTATTAGTGTTATCTGACTATGCTAAAGGCGCCATTATCGAACCTAAGGCGTTTATTGCCAAAGCCCGCGCTAAAGGGGTGAGTGTATTAGTTGATCCAAAGGGAAGTGATTTTGGTCGCTACCATGGTGCTTCATTAATTACCCCTAACATGAGTGAATTTGAAGCTGTTGTAGGTACTGTTACCTGTGAAGATGATCTTATTGCAAAAGCAAAAAACTTATTAACTCAACATGATTTTAAAGCCATTTTAGTGACTCGCTCTGAAAAAGGCATGACGTTAATTACCCTGGATGAACCTGAATTACATATTCCTACCGTTGCGCGCGAAGTACATGATGTTACTGGAGCCGGTGATACGGTTATTTCTGCATTGGCGACTTCTATTGCCGCAGGTGCGACGCTTGCACAAGCCTGTGCCATTGCCAATACCGCAGCGGGTATTGTTGTCGGTAAATTAGGTACCTCTACAGTAAGTCGTATTGAACTGATTAGCGCCCTCAAAATTAATCAAGGTGAGTCGGGCTTTGGTGTCATGAGTGAAGACCAGTTAGCCTATGCTATGGATCAAGCGCGTTTACGTGGCGAAAAAATAGTGATGACCAATGGCTGTTTTGATATTTTACATGCGGGACATGTCAGCTATTTACAACAGGCTCGTGCCCTTGGTGACCGATTAATTATTGCCGTGAATGATGATGCATCGGTTAAACGTTTAAAAGGAAATGGCCGTCCAGTTAACCCGGTTGATCGCCGTATGGCGGTTTTAGCTGGTTTAGCGTCAGTTGATTGGGTTGTCGCTTTTGCTGAAGACACACCACAGCGAGTTATTGCGCGTTTACTGCCTGACTCGTTAGTAAAAGGTGGGGATTATAAAATTGAAGATATTGCTGGCGGAGCAGAAGTCATCGCTAATGGTGGTAAAGTAGAAGTACTTGGTTTTGAGGAAGGGGTGTCAACGACAGCAATTATTCAAAACATTATGGCTAATAAATAG
- a CDS encoding LpxL/LpxP family Kdo(2)-lipid IV(A) lauroyl/palmitoleoyl acyltransferase produces MIEKAQFTSKLYHPKYWLLWLGVAIMRITQLIPISMQMKIGAGLGRLVMIVAGSRTHTAKRNIKLCFPDMPENEQQALLKSNFEETGKALFDTINAWWWSDEKVQAHMTMTGQEHVENSLQNGKGVILFAVHCLPLEMGARVFGQFQPGIGVYRPHNNPVMEYLQVKGRLRSNKGLVPKRDVRQMIRSLRAPDVIWYTADQDFGRSSAVFIPFFAVPDAATITGATSLAKLGKANVLPFVVERTSDDKGYKIEILPPLDNFPGDNELDDAIRGNKMIEQIINRRRSQYMWLHRRFKTRPDENSPSLYD; encoded by the coding sequence GTGATCGAAAAAGCCCAATTCACCTCAAAACTCTATCACCCTAAGTATTGGTTACTCTGGTTAGGCGTAGCAATCATGCGCATAACCCAACTTATACCGATTTCAATGCAAATGAAAATAGGCGCCGGATTAGGCCGTTTAGTAATGATTGTGGCGGGAAGTAGAACTCACACCGCTAAACGTAATATTAAGCTGTGTTTCCCCGACATGCCTGAAAATGAGCAACAGGCATTGCTAAAAAGTAACTTTGAAGAAACGGGTAAAGCACTATTTGATACCATTAATGCTTGGTGGTGGTCGGATGAAAAAGTACAAGCTCACATGACTATGACAGGCCAGGAGCATGTTGAAAACAGTTTGCAAAATGGTAAAGGCGTTATTTTATTTGCGGTTCATTGCTTACCGTTAGAAATGGGCGCTCGTGTTTTTGGTCAATTCCAACCTGGTATTGGAGTATATCGCCCGCATAACAATCCAGTGATGGAATATTTACAGGTAAAAGGCCGACTACGCTCTAACAAAGGACTAGTGCCTAAACGTGATGTACGTCAGATGATCCGCAGCTTGCGCGCACCGGATGTTATTTGGTACACGGCGGATCAAGATTTTGGCCGTTCAAGTGCGGTGTTTATTCCATTTTTTGCAGTGCCTGATGCAGCTACAATAACTGGGGCAACCTCGTTGGCTAAATTAGGTAAGGCAAACGTATTACCTTTTGTTGTTGAACGCACAAGTGACGATAAAGGCTATAAAATTGAGATATTGCCACCTCTAGATAACTTTCCTGGCGACAATGAACTTGATGATGCGATACGCGGTAATAAAATGATTGAACAAATAATTAATAGAAGACGTTCCCAGTATATGTGGCTTCATCGACGCTTTAAAACACGCCCTGATGAAAATAGTCCATCGCTTTACGACTAA
- a CDS encoding L,D-transpeptidase family protein: protein MAIVSFNSIALEYRLPAKGSLLVGENQHYVVPEGKLTLEDIASQFQLGLTNVLEANPGVDPFLPTPGSTLVIPHQLILPNTKQEGIVINVAEMRLYYYPKGTNTVEVLPIGIGQIGRDTPESWVTTVQRKRANPTWTPTATTRKIYEAKGITLPAVWPAGPDNPMGLYALYIGNLFAIHGTNATFGIGLRISQGCIRLRHDDIEHLFNTVPVGTRVEFVNQPVKYTAEPDGNRYLEVHQPLSKTQNEFESNEPVALTFNKETTRFIAHAETDSFVLKRLLEQRTGIPTRINP from the coding sequence ATGGCAATAGTTAGCTTCAATAGTATTGCATTAGAATATCGCTTACCTGCCAAAGGCAGTTTATTAGTAGGTGAAAACCAACATTATGTGGTGCCCGAAGGTAAACTGACACTGGAAGATATTGCATCACAATTTCAATTAGGGTTAACCAATGTGTTAGAAGCAAACCCTGGTGTTGACCCATTTCTACCAACTCCAGGTAGCACTTTGGTGATCCCACATCAATTGATTTTACCTAATACCAAGCAGGAAGGCATAGTCATCAACGTGGCTGAAATGCGTTTGTATTACTATCCTAAAGGGACTAATACCGTTGAAGTATTACCTATTGGTATTGGCCAAATTGGTAGAGACACACCAGAAAGCTGGGTAACAACGGTACAACGTAAGCGCGCAAATCCAACCTGGACGCCTACCGCTACAACCCGTAAAATCTATGAAGCCAAAGGTATAACCTTACCGGCTGTATGGCCAGCAGGCCCTGATAATCCTATGGGGTTATACGCCCTTTATATAGGTAACCTTTTCGCTATTCATGGCACCAATGCTACTTTTGGTATCGGCTTACGGATAAGCCAAGGCTGTATCCGCTTACGTCATGATGATATAGAGCATTTATTTAACACAGTTCCTGTGGGCACCCGAGTCGAGTTTGTTAATCAACCGGTTAAATACACCGCTGAACCTGATGGCAATCGTTATTTAGAAGTACATCAACCACTGTCTAAAACACAAAATGAATTTGAATCTAATGAGCCGGTTGCATTAACCTTTAATAAAGAGACCACTCGCTTTATTGCACACGCTGAAACAGATTCTTTTGTACTAAAACGCTTATTAGAGCAACGTACTGGTATTCCAACACGTATCAATCCTTAA
- a CDS encoding bactofilin family protein, translating to MNNKSKGVTYIGADMSLKGEIDIQGPALIAGKITGVVRSSDEVKIEPGGVIDGEVYCQELRVSGTLKGKLFCNKLVIISTGVVEADVSSHDMEIYDGGQFIGMRTKGPDAGVLPVSSDSDASQISQPANSSDNFQTEIVAPNSLKTTTSASLNKDQKTKASSNKVLLGFGAVAVAALLGWQSGALTQFAQTPKVSSEPALFTPSSEPVQSITERNAVKLLNDVQTEQFFVEQKEELINAGLADPNVAMEDLQAMETSNALMSGNIDTLSKESMAATEQVADNIKTSDVVKAVADSKSTEDKEDKIAAKVSAITDAVNKTQADD from the coding sequence ATGAACAATAAAAGCAAGGGTGTAACTTACATTGGGGCGGATATGTCGCTCAAGGGTGAGATCGACATTCAAGGTCCTGCATTGATAGCTGGCAAAATTACCGGCGTAGTTCGTTCTAGTGATGAAGTTAAAATAGAGCCCGGTGGCGTAATAGATGGCGAGGTATACTGCCAAGAGTTACGTGTAAGCGGCACGTTAAAAGGCAAATTGTTTTGCAATAAACTGGTGATTATTAGCACTGGTGTTGTTGAGGCCGATGTGTCGAGTCACGATATGGAAATATATGATGGTGGCCAATTTATTGGTATGCGGACAAAAGGTCCTGATGCCGGTGTGTTACCTGTATCAAGTGATAGTGACGCTAGTCAGATTTCTCAGCCAGCAAACTCTAGCGATAATTTTCAAACTGAAATAGTGGCCCCCAATTCACTCAAAACAACAACTAGCGCGTCCTTAAATAAAGATCAAAAAACCAAGGCATCTTCCAATAAAGTCTTACTTGGTTTTGGTGCTGTTGCTGTCGCAGCTTTGTTAGGCTGGCAATCTGGCGCATTAACTCAGTTTGCACAAACGCCAAAGGTAAGTTCTGAACCTGCACTTTTTACCCCATCATCTGAACCGGTACAATCAATAACCGAGCGTAATGCCGTTAAGTTATTGAATGATGTTCAAACTGAACAGTTTTTTGTTGAACAGAAGGAAGAACTTATCAATGCTGGGTTAGCGGATCCTAATGTGGCAATGGAGGATTTACAGGCAATGGAAACATCCAATGCACTAATGTCAGGCAATATAGATACATTATCTAAAGAGTCAATGGCGGCAACCGAGCAAGTAGCCGATAACATAAAAACCTCAGATGTAGTGAAAGCCGTTGCAGATTCAAAAAGCACTGAAGACAAAGAGGACAAGATAGCCGCTAAGGTTAGCGCGATTACTGATGCGGTGAATAAGACACAAGCAGATGACTAA
- the zapE gene encoding cell division protein ZapE — translation MTLSPLSQYQALSQISLQPDAEQSVALQALDSLYYQLRSSGNNFDIKGIYLWGDVGRGKTFLMDLFYQSITNTPKLRLHFHRFMAMLHQRLNQTTGIRDPLTHIAKDIAQQYRLICFDEFFVADIGDAILLARLFETLFAEGVILVATSNITISELYKGGLQRDRFLPTIELLKHHTQEIHLNGSVDHRLSAYSACDQQCHLQSGTALHNPLFMLPSKLDAPSVYKLLQHNTALAIDKNKPFTANIISICQRPIPIENAIDTLAWFEFDALCSGPRSALDYIELAGQFKAILLSKVPALGGEIRSWIKARGTEDGVIATSTGERQLAYSIQDDPTRRFISLVDELYDQNVCLIIHSHIPLENLYQGGALSFEFKRTYSRLIEMRRWL, via the coding sequence ATGACATTATCGCCCCTTTCACAGTACCAGGCCCTAAGCCAAATAAGCTTACAGCCTGATGCCGAGCAATCTGTGGCCTTGCAAGCATTAGACTCGCTGTACTATCAATTGCGCTCTTCAGGTAATAACTTTGATATAAAAGGGATTTATTTGTGGGGGGATGTCGGCCGCGGAAAAACATTTTTGATGGATTTGTTTTATCAAAGCATCACTAATACACCCAAGTTACGTCTGCATTTTCATCGATTTATGGCCATGCTGCACCAGCGTCTAAATCAAACCACTGGCATTAGAGATCCGCTCACCCACATCGCCAAAGATATTGCACAACAATATCGTTTGATTTGCTTCGATGAGTTTTTTGTTGCCGATATTGGCGATGCGATTTTACTAGCACGCCTATTTGAGACATTATTTGCCGAGGGGGTAATATTAGTCGCTACCTCTAACATTACCATTAGTGAGTTGTATAAAGGCGGCTTACAACGGGATCGCTTTCTACCCACTATTGAGTTACTGAAACACCATACCCAAGAGATCCACCTTAACGGTAGCGTCGATCATCGTTTGAGTGCCTATTCAGCTTGCGACCAGCAATGTCATCTACAGTCAGGTACTGCATTACATAACCCCTTATTTATGTTGCCGTCCAAGCTCGATGCGCCGAGTGTTTATAAGCTGTTACAGCACAATACCGCTTTAGCGATTGATAAAAACAAGCCATTTACGGCAAACATTATCTCTATTTGTCAGCGACCTATTCCGATAGAAAATGCCATAGACACTCTTGCTTGGTTTGAGTTTGACGCATTATGCAGTGGTCCCAGAAGTGCGCTGGACTATATTGAGTTAGCAGGACAATTTAAGGCAATTTTACTCAGTAAGGTGCCAGCATTAGGCGGTGAAATTCGAAGCTGGATTAAAGCACGAGGCACTGAAGATGGTGTTATCGCCACCAGCACCGGAGAAAGACAACTCGCCTATTCAATACAAGATGATCCAACTCGCCGCTTCATCAGCTTGGTGGATGAACTATATGATCAAAATGTCTGCCTTATAATACATTCACATATCCCGCTTGAAAATCTATACCAAGGCGGTGCATTATCATTTGAGTTTAAACGTACCTATAGCAGATTAATTGAAATGCGCCGCTGGTTGTAA
- a CDS encoding DUF3081 domain-containing protein, producing the protein MKNEIDIHRALRVFNKVTQYGEKTSDTAESVYHLCGINAITGFDGYTITLSDAQVKLDIFFHNKYQFDYPNNEALDNFLKRFSDVEKFTRD; encoded by the coding sequence ATGAAAAACGAAATTGATATCCATAGGGCTTTACGGGTCTTTAATAAAGTGACCCAATATGGTGAGAAAACATCAGATACCGCTGAATCGGTCTATCACTTATGCGGCATTAACGCGATAACAGGTTTTGATGGCTATACCATTACCTTAAGCGATGCGCAGGTAAAGTTAGATATTTTCTTTCATAACAAATACCAGTTTGATTACCCTAATAACGAAGCGTTAGATAATTTTTTAAAGCGCTTTAGTGATGTAGAAAAATTTACCCGCGATTAG
- a CDS encoding sodium-dependent bicarbonate transport family permease — MPDIVIAFFALGLLAGLIKSDLKVPKATYETLTILLMLTLGLKGGMALHGETHNLQISELVAIIALGFIIPLTLYPILRKAIQLEQKEAISIAAHYGSVSAGTFAVVLAMVDYSDLPLRPETTLYLVLLELPAIIIMLWLHRHLEAKNNPQITTASYGSVLHEALTSRGVVLLCGGVVIGWLYGTEGMAPLTPILMGGFKTLLALFLLEMGISTAKVCFPLPYKQWRLLAFAAIAPFVLAWVGIGLGLMLDLPSGSILVLAGLSASASYIAAPAAIKAAIPDASIGLAMLASLGITFPINVLIGLPLYQVWIEKLVVS, encoded by the coding sequence ATGCCTGATATTGTCATTGCTTTTTTTGCCTTAGGTCTGCTTGCAGGATTAATTAAATCCGATCTTAAAGTCCCTAAAGCCACCTACGAAACACTGACCATTTTACTGATGTTAACCCTTGGCTTAAAAGGCGGTATGGCATTACATGGTGAAACGCATAACCTACAAATAAGTGAACTGGTTGCCATTATTGCGCTGGGTTTTATTATCCCTCTCACCCTATACCCCATTTTACGTAAAGCGATACAACTCGAACAAAAAGAAGCCATCAGTATTGCTGCTCATTATGGCTCGGTTAGCGCTGGTACGTTTGCGGTTGTATTAGCTATGGTCGATTATTCTGATTTACCTTTACGCCCTGAAACCACACTTTACTTAGTGCTATTAGAATTACCCGCCATTATTATTATGTTATGGCTGCACCGTCATTTAGAGGCTAAAAATAACCCTCAAATAACAACCGCTTCCTATGGCAGTGTTCTGCATGAAGCGCTGACCAGTCGCGGAGTGGTGTTACTGTGTGGTGGTGTGGTTATCGGCTGGCTTTATGGCACTGAAGGTATGGCGCCATTAACCCCCATTTTAATGGGTGGTTTTAAAACACTTTTAGCATTGTTCTTATTAGAAATGGGGATTAGCACAGCAAAAGTGTGCTTTCCACTGCCGTACAAGCAATGGCGTTTGTTAGCGTTTGCGGCAATCGCCCCCTTTGTTTTAGCCTGGGTAGGCATTGGCTTAGGCTTGATGCTAGATTTACCTTCAGGCAGTATTCTTGTATTGGCAGGGTTAAGCGCCAGTGCTTCATATATAGCCGCACCCGCTGCAATTAAAGCGGCAATCCCCGATGCCAGTATTGGTTTAGCTATGCTGGCATCATTGGGGATAACCTTCCCTATTAACGTACTTATCGGCTTACCTTTGTATCAAGTTTGGATTGAAAAATTAGTCGTGAGTTAA